In Burkholderia sp. NRF60-BP8, a single window of DNA contains:
- a CDS encoding MFS transporter, with product MTPIEQEVRRRWLPVLAGGLIMGAALGIRHVQGLFLAPVSLDHGWSREAFGLALALQNLIWGVAQPFTGMVADRFGSVRVIVAGMLLYAAGLVTMAHAASTGLFTVGAGLVIGVALSGSAFASIYGALSRLFPPDRRGWALGIAGAIGGLGQFCMVPVAQELIGGIGWRHAFVALALVAALLAPLAVLLRDRPAQAAGAAAGPDQSIGEAVREAFAHRGFWLLNAGFFACGFQLAFIATHLPAYLLDHGLPARHASVALALIALTNVAGTYACGQLGGLLRRKYVLSVLYLVRAFAMAAFVAAPLSPASVYGFAAVMGFTWLGTVPLTNGVISQVFGVRYIATLFGFVFFGHQLGSFFGVWLGAIVYDATHSYLPLWIGSIALGVLAALLHLPIDDARVARPASGRAAWA from the coding sequence ATGACCCCGATCGAACAGGAAGTCCGGCGCCGCTGGCTGCCCGTGCTGGCAGGCGGTCTGATCATGGGCGCCGCGCTCGGCATCCGCCACGTGCAGGGCCTGTTCCTCGCGCCCGTCTCGCTCGACCACGGCTGGTCGCGCGAAGCGTTCGGGCTCGCGCTGGCGCTGCAGAACCTGATCTGGGGCGTCGCGCAGCCGTTCACCGGGATGGTGGCCGACCGCTTCGGCTCGGTGCGCGTGATCGTCGCCGGCATGCTGCTGTACGCGGCCGGGCTCGTCACGATGGCGCACGCTGCGTCGACCGGCCTGTTCACGGTCGGCGCCGGGCTCGTGATCGGCGTCGCGCTGTCGGGCTCGGCGTTCGCGTCGATCTACGGCGCGCTGAGCCGCCTGTTCCCGCCCGACCGGCGCGGCTGGGCGCTCGGTATCGCCGGCGCGATCGGTGGGCTCGGCCAGTTCTGCATGGTGCCCGTCGCGCAGGAACTGATCGGCGGCATCGGCTGGCGGCACGCGTTCGTCGCGCTGGCGCTCGTCGCCGCGCTGCTCGCACCGCTCGCCGTGCTGCTGCGCGACCGGCCCGCTCAGGCGGCCGGCGCCGCAGCCGGCCCCGACCAGTCGATCGGCGAGGCCGTGCGCGAGGCGTTCGCGCATCGCGGCTTCTGGCTGCTGAACGCGGGCTTCTTCGCATGCGGCTTCCAGCTCGCGTTCATCGCGACGCACTTGCCCGCCTACCTGCTCGACCACGGCCTGCCGGCGCGCCACGCAAGTGTCGCGCTCGCGCTGATCGCGCTGACCAACGTGGCCGGCACCTACGCGTGCGGGCAGCTGGGCGGGCTGCTGCGGCGCAAGTACGTGCTGTCGGTGCTGTACCTCGTGCGTGCATTCGCGATGGCCGCGTTCGTCGCCGCGCCGTTGTCGCCCGCGAGCGTCTACGGGTTCGCAGCCGTGATGGGGTTCACGTGGCTCGGCACGGTGCCGCTGACGAACGGCGTGATCTCGCAGGTGTTCGGCGTGCGCTACATCGCGACGCTGTTCGGCTTCGTGTTCTTCGGGCACCAGCTCGGCAGCTTCTTCGGGGTGTGGCTCGGTGCGATCGTGTACGACGCGACGCATTCGTACCTGCCGCTGTGGATCGGCTCGATCGCGCTCGGCGTGCTCGCGGCGTTGCTGCACCTGCCGATCGACGACGCGCGCGTCGCGCGCCCGGCATCGGGCCGCGCGGCGTGGGCATGA
- a CDS encoding cryptochrome/photolyase family protein, with protein sequence MLAQSSVAPAIVWFRDDLRITDQPALTRAVASGRPLVCVFVDDTGAGAGPALGGAARWWLHGSLAGLDAALARQGGRVLLLRGDAPREIERVVGDTGAAAVYWNRRYAQPQRDADAALKASLKARGVTVESSNGSLLNEPWEVLTGSGGPYQVFTAYWRAARRDRTVAAPLPAPGRIAFHPWPKAVCDRALALDALALRPHAPDWAGGLRDAWPAPDEAGAHAQLDTFVTTALAGYADARDRPDRPATSRLSPFLRFGNVSPRQVWHAVQGAASAGGAAYAAHADKFLSELGWREFSYMLLYHFPALATDNFRAQFDAMPWRADPAALRAWQRGRTGYPLVDAGLRELWTTGWMHNRVRMVVASFLVKHLLIDWRAGEAWFRDTLVDADPANNAASWQWVAGCGADAAPYFRIFNPVAQGQKFDPDGAYVRRWVPELAGLDDASIHAPWEASPLALEAAGVRLGVDYPAPLVEHAAARARALDALAALPKRR encoded by the coding sequence GTGCTCGCCCAGTCGTCCGTTGCCCCCGCGATCGTCTGGTTCCGCGACGATCTGCGCATCACCGATCAGCCCGCGCTGACGCGCGCGGTCGCATCCGGCCGGCCGCTCGTCTGCGTTTTCGTCGACGACACGGGAGCCGGCGCCGGGCCTGCGCTCGGCGGTGCGGCGCGCTGGTGGCTGCACGGGTCGCTGGCAGGGCTGGACGCCGCGCTCGCGCGGCAGGGCGGGCGCGTGCTGCTGTTGCGCGGCGACGCGCCGCGCGAGATCGAGCGCGTCGTCGGCGACACGGGCGCGGCGGCCGTGTACTGGAACCGCCGCTATGCGCAGCCGCAGCGTGACGCCGACGCGGCGCTGAAGGCGTCGCTCAAGGCGCGCGGCGTGACGGTGGAGAGCAGCAACGGCAGCCTGCTGAACGAGCCGTGGGAGGTGCTGACGGGCAGCGGCGGCCCGTATCAGGTGTTCACCGCGTACTGGCGCGCGGCGCGGCGCGATCGCACGGTCGCCGCGCCGCTGCCGGCACCCGGGCGGATCGCGTTTCATCCGTGGCCGAAGGCCGTGTGCGATCGCGCGCTGGCGCTCGACGCACTCGCGTTGCGTCCGCATGCGCCGGACTGGGCCGGCGGCCTGCGCGATGCGTGGCCGGCGCCCGACGAGGCCGGCGCGCACGCGCAACTCGACACGTTCGTGACGACCGCGCTCGCCGGCTATGCGGACGCGCGCGACCGGCCCGATCGGCCGGCGACGAGCCGGCTGTCGCCGTTCCTGCGCTTCGGCAACGTGTCGCCGCGGCAGGTGTGGCATGCGGTGCAAGGCGCCGCGAGTGCGGGCGGCGCGGCGTATGCGGCGCACGCCGACAAATTTCTGAGCGAGCTCGGCTGGCGCGAATTCAGCTACATGCTGCTGTATCACTTCCCGGCGCTCGCGACCGACAACTTCCGCGCGCAATTCGATGCGATGCCGTGGCGCGCCGATCCTGCGGCGTTACGTGCATGGCAACGCGGGCGGACAGGCTACCCGCTCGTCGATGCGGGCCTGCGCGAGCTGTGGACGACCGGCTGGATGCACAACCGCGTGCGGATGGTCGTCGCGTCGTTCCTCGTCAAGCATCTGCTGATCGATTGGCGCGCGGGCGAAGCATGGTTCCGCGACACGCTGGTCGACGCCGATCCCGCGAACAATGCGGCGAGCTGGCAGTGGGTGGCCGGCTGCGGCGCCGACGCCGCGCCGTATTTCCGCATCTTCAATCCGGTCGCGCAGGGGCAAAAGTTCGACCCGGACGGTGCGTACGTGCGGCGCTGGGTGCCCGAGCTTGCCGGCCTCGACGATGCGTCGATCCATGCGCCCTGGGAAGCGTCGCCGCTGGCGCTCGAGGCGGCCGGTGTACGGCTCGGCGTCGACTACCCGGCACCGCTCGTCGAGCACGCGGCCGCGCGCGCCCGGGCACTCGATGCGCTGGCGGCGTTGCCGAAGCGCCGCTGA
- a CDS encoding LysR substrate-binding domain-containing protein: MSTPLVRLPSLDLVRGFVAVGRRMSITLAAQDLCVTQSAVSRQVHALEAHLGVTLLQRGYRKIAFTPEGERLFRVADAALHSLQDTVASLAAVRERQPVTITASIGVTALWLLPRLGRLQARLPAIDLRVAANDKVLDLRAEGIDLGIRYCPRDRAPAGALRLFDEIVVPVAHPALAARPVASAAAIADHVLLEFDGPPQPQLQWHAHLHAAGLGDARPKGVLRFNQYDQVIQAAIAGQGIALGRLALVAPMLADGRLAVLGPHTRTRSETYGYWLFQHDPAPRREVADVRDWILAEAAECDAAMHAHDTTSA, encoded by the coding sequence ATGTCAACGCCACTCGTCCGTCTCCCGTCGCTCGATCTCGTCCGCGGTTTCGTCGCCGTCGGCCGCCGCATGAGCATCACGCTCGCCGCGCAGGACCTGTGCGTCACGCAGTCGGCGGTCAGCCGTCAGGTCCATGCGCTCGAAGCGCATCTCGGCGTGACCTTGCTGCAGCGTGGCTACCGGAAGATCGCGTTCACGCCGGAAGGCGAGCGGCTGTTCCGCGTCGCCGATGCGGCGCTGCACAGCCTGCAGGACACCGTCGCGTCGCTCGCCGCCGTGCGCGAGCGCCAGCCCGTGACGATCACCGCCAGCATCGGCGTGACCGCGCTCTGGCTGCTGCCGCGGCTCGGACGGTTGCAGGCGCGGCTGCCCGCGATCGACCTGCGCGTCGCCGCGAACGACAAGGTACTCGATTTGCGCGCCGAAGGCATCGACCTCGGCATCCGCTACTGCCCGCGCGACCGTGCGCCGGCCGGTGCGCTGCGCCTGTTCGACGAGATCGTCGTGCCGGTCGCGCATCCCGCGCTCGCCGCGCGGCCGGTCGCGAGCGCGGCGGCGATCGCCGATCACGTGCTGCTCGAATTCGACGGGCCGCCGCAGCCGCAACTGCAGTGGCACGCGCACCTGCACGCGGCGGGGCTCGGCGACGCGCGCCCGAAAGGCGTGTTGCGCTTCAACCAGTACGACCAGGTGATCCAGGCCGCGATCGCGGGCCAGGGCATCGCGCTCGGCCGGCTCGCGCTCGTCGCGCCGATGCTCGCCGACGGCCGGCTCGCGGTGCTCGGGCCGCACACGCGGACGCGATCGGAAACGTACGGCTACTGGCTGTTCCAGCACGATCCGGCCCCGCGCCGCGAAGTCGCCGACGTGCGCGACTGGATACTCGCCGAAGCGGCCGAATGCGACGCGGCGATGCACGCGCACGATACGACGTCGGCGTGA
- a CDS encoding MFS transporter, which produces MNPPSSALPGRDPLASAVSKVKWHVLPLVLIMFVANYIDRVNVGFVDRHLEASIGIGAAAYGLGAGLFFVGYALFEVPSNLLMQRYGARVWLARIMATWGIVAAAMAFVWNDTSFYVLRFLLGAAEAGFFPGVVLYLSQWLPPQERGKAMAIFLGGSAFASVLSGPVTGALLSIRGFGLEGWQWMFLIEGLFSVALCGASWLLLKSHIRDATWLTPAERTALQNALDDERATRDVRSNVPVRATTLLRDPQIVLFCFLYFSIQLTIYAATFWLPTIIRKMGGLTDFQVGLYNTIPWMIAIGAMYGFAVLSSKWKHPQRWLAFALALAACGLFASTSPDPVWSFASICFAALGFKAAASLFWPIPQGYLDTRVAAAVIALINSVGNLGGFVAPTAFGYLKQHTGSITGGLYALAIASLVAAVAALFARTQRRGDPPRGRPADDSLTHAPMLRHAEH; this is translated from the coding sequence TTGAACCCGCCCTCGTCCGCCCTGCCCGGCCGCGATCCGCTCGCGTCCGCCGTCTCGAAAGTGAAGTGGCACGTGCTGCCGCTCGTGCTGATCATGTTCGTCGCGAACTACATCGACCGCGTGAACGTCGGCTTCGTCGATCGCCATCTCGAAGCATCGATCGGCATCGGCGCGGCCGCGTACGGGCTCGGCGCCGGGCTGTTCTTCGTCGGCTATGCGCTGTTCGAAGTGCCGTCGAACCTGCTGATGCAGCGCTACGGCGCGCGCGTATGGCTGGCGCGGATCATGGCGACGTGGGGCATCGTCGCGGCCGCGATGGCGTTCGTGTGGAACGACACGTCGTTCTACGTGCTGCGCTTTTTGCTCGGCGCGGCCGAGGCCGGCTTCTTCCCCGGCGTCGTGCTGTACCTGTCGCAATGGCTGCCGCCGCAGGAGCGCGGCAAGGCGATGGCGATCTTCCTCGGCGGCTCCGCGTTCGCGTCGGTGCTGTCGGGGCCCGTCACCGGCGCGCTGCTGTCGATCCGCGGCTTCGGCCTCGAAGGCTGGCAATGGATGTTCCTGATCGAGGGGCTGTTCTCGGTTGCACTGTGCGGCGCGAGCTGGCTGTTGCTGAAATCGCATATCCGCGACGCGACGTGGCTCACGCCCGCGGAACGCACGGCGCTCCAGAACGCACTCGACGACGAGCGCGCCACGCGCGACGTCCGCTCGAACGTGCCGGTGCGCGCCACCACGCTGCTGCGCGATCCGCAGATCGTGCTGTTCTGCTTCCTTTACTTCTCGATCCAGCTGACGATCTACGCGGCCACGTTCTGGTTGCCGACCATCATCCGCAAGATGGGTGGCCTCACCGATTTCCAGGTCGGCCTGTACAACACGATTCCGTGGATGATCGCGATCGGCGCGATGTACGGCTTCGCGGTGCTGTCGTCGAAGTGGAAGCATCCGCAGCGCTGGCTCGCGTTCGCGCTCGCGCTCGCCGCGTGCGGGCTGTTCGCGTCGACGTCGCCCGATCCGGTGTGGTCTTTCGCGTCGATCTGCTTCGCCGCGCTCGGCTTCAAGGCGGCGGCGTCGCTGTTCTGGCCGATCCCGCAGGGCTATCTCGACACGCGCGTGGCCGCGGCCGTGATCGCGCTGATCAACTCGGTCGGCAACCTCGGCGGCTTCGTCGCGCCGACGGCCTTCGGCTATCTGAAGCAACATACGGGTTCGATCACGGGCGGGCTGTATGCGCTCGCGATCGCTTCGCTCGTCGCCGCGGTCGCCGCGCTGTTCGCGCGCACGCAGCGGCGCGGCGATCCGCCGCGCGGCCGGCCGGCCGACGATTCCCTCACGCACGCCCCGATGCTCCGCCATGCCGAACACTGA
- a CDS encoding DHH family phosphoesterase: MQDNQYARHVFAFNGDADGLCALQQLRLAQRVQGTLVTGVKRDIRLLERIDAGAGDLVTVLDVSHDQNRDACARLLRDGATVRYFDHHFAGELPDHPRFDAHIDTAADVCTSAIVNRHLGGRYARWAIVAAFGDELPALGDALAREHGVDEAERCMLAELGCYLNYNAYGECVGDLHFDPAALADAMLPCIDPLDFVCETAVFAALRDGYRDDMARACALAPVREVPGAALVRMPDLPWARRAIGMLANERMRNAPHAALAVLSPRADGGLVVSVRVPDGRPIGADEFCRGFSTGGGRKRAGGINHLPEAEFDAFAERFEAAFRLD, encoded by the coding sequence ATGCAGGACAACCAGTACGCGCGGCATGTGTTCGCGTTCAACGGCGACGCGGACGGCCTGTGCGCGCTTCAGCAGTTGCGGCTCGCGCAACGCGTGCAGGGCACGCTCGTGACCGGCGTGAAGCGCGACATCAGGCTGCTCGAGCGTATCGACGCGGGCGCTGGCGACCTCGTCACCGTGCTCGACGTGTCGCACGACCAGAACCGCGACGCGTGCGCGCGGCTGCTGCGCGACGGCGCGACGGTCCGTTACTTCGATCATCACTTTGCAGGCGAACTGCCGGACCACCCGCGCTTCGACGCGCATATCGACACGGCCGCCGACGTCTGCACCAGCGCGATCGTGAACCGCCATCTTGGCGGCCGGTACGCGCGCTGGGCGATCGTCGCGGCATTCGGCGACGAACTGCCGGCGCTCGGCGATGCGCTGGCGCGCGAGCACGGCGTCGACGAAGCCGAGCGTTGCATGCTCGCGGAGCTCGGCTGCTATCTGAACTACAACGCATACGGCGAGTGCGTCGGCGATCTGCATTTCGATCCGGCGGCGCTCGCCGACGCGATGCTGCCGTGCATCGATCCGCTCGATTTCGTGTGCGAGACGGCCGTGTTCGCCGCGTTGCGCGACGGTTACCGCGACGACATGGCGCGTGCATGCGCGCTCGCGCCGGTGCGCGAGGTGCCGGGCGCGGCGCTCGTGCGGATGCCCGATCTCCCGTGGGCGCGGCGCGCGATCGGCATGCTCGCGAACGAGCGGATGCGCAATGCGCCGCATGCGGCGCTCGCGGTGCTGTCGCCGCGCGCGGACGGCGGCCTCGTCGTCAGCGTACGCGTGCCCGACGGCCGGCCGATCGGCGCGGACGAGTTCTGCCGCGGCTTCTCGACCGGCGGCGGGCGCAAGCGCGCGGGCGGCATCAACCATCTGCCGGAAGCCGAGTTCGATGCGTTTGCCGAGCGCTTCGAGGCCGCGTTCCGGCTCGATTGA
- a CDS encoding lactonase family protein codes for MPNTDRLIVVVSNAADGDLATFSLAGDGTLAPLARYPAADVAMPIAVQADRTRLYVATRGEQPTIVAFRVAATGTLARIGTTAIDASHAYLSLDRSGRWLLGASYGGNSLSVYDAARVRDGDGAPLQVAGGIANAHAVIVSPDDRFAYVSSLGSDRVFGFALVEDAAGLRAVEHGETRVPAGFGPRHLRFADDGRTLVVVSEFQGTLATFARDTDTGRLGDARVSARHPAVADLAQGHARPPAPAEPSVWAADLHLTPDMRFAYVSERTSSRLLGYRRHEDGSFEPTHATATETQPRGFAIDPSGRWLVACGERSEHVAVYAIAPDDGTLSLHTRVPGGRGANWIAIV; via the coding sequence ATGCCGAACACTGACCGCCTGATCGTCGTCGTCTCGAATGCCGCCGACGGCGACCTCGCCACGTTCTCCCTCGCCGGCGACGGCACGCTCGCGCCGCTCGCCCGCTATCCGGCCGCCGACGTCGCGATGCCGATCGCCGTGCAGGCCGACCGCACGCGGCTCTACGTCGCGACGCGCGGCGAGCAGCCGACGATCGTCGCGTTCCGCGTCGCCGCCACGGGCACGCTCGCGCGCATCGGCACGACCGCGATCGACGCGAGCCATGCGTACCTGTCGCTCGACCGCAGCGGCCGCTGGCTGCTCGGCGCATCGTACGGCGGAAATTCGCTGAGCGTCTACGACGCGGCACGCGTGCGCGACGGCGACGGCGCGCCGCTGCAAGTCGCGGGCGGCATCGCGAACGCGCACGCGGTGATCGTGTCGCCGGACGACCGTTTCGCGTACGTCAGCTCGCTCGGCTCGGACCGCGTGTTCGGCTTCGCGCTCGTCGAGGACGCTGCCGGCCTGCGCGCGGTCGAACACGGCGAAACGCGCGTGCCGGCCGGCTTCGGTCCGCGTCACCTGCGGTTCGCGGATGACGGCCGCACGCTGGTCGTCGTCAGCGAATTCCAGGGCACGCTCGCGACCTTCGCCCGCGACACCGACACCGGCCGGCTCGGCGACGCACGCGTGAGTGCGCGCCACCCGGCCGTCGCCGACCTCGCGCAAGGCCATGCGCGTCCGCCCGCCCCCGCCGAGCCGTCCGTGTGGGCCGCCGATCTGCACCTGACGCCCGACATGCGTTTCGCATACGTCAGCGAGCGCACGTCGAGCCGGTTGCTCGGCTATCGCCGCCACGAAGACGGGTCGTTCGAGCCCACGCATGCGACGGCCACCGAAACCCAGCCGCGCGGGTTCGCGATCGATCCGTCGGGACGCTGGCTCGTCGCCTGCGGCGAACGGTCGGAACACGTGGCGGTGTATGCGATCGCGCCGGACGACGGCACGCTGTCGCTGCACACGCGCGTGCCGGGCGGCCGCGGCGCGAACTGGATCGCGATCGTCTGA
- a CDS encoding alpha/beta hydrolase family protein, whose translation MTISNEESGAAPGSRAAGALPPEPVTLRAADGYPLRGHVWRHRGGGVRPVTVVNCATSVRCDYYFRFAAWLFAQGRDVLVYDYRGIGGSRPAQLAKLRATWLDWGRLDCEAALHYARDAFAGQPLDVVAHSIGGCVLGLAASNVHVRHVVTVGAQYAYWRDYLPAERRRMWWKWHVAMPALAAVFGYVPAKRLGWMEDTPRGVALSWARSRPRFEDGYIGSVLDDGAASRAALPARFAGLSAPMLAIGLDDDAFGTVDAIERLVGYYTGSNVTHLRIAPADIGVAAIGHFAFFHSRFTDTLWPVASYWLQHGVLPADAPGAVHALHPASRGRLTGSGAPGRAANG comes from the coding sequence ATGACGATTTCGAACGAGGAAAGCGGTGCGGCGCCGGGCAGTCGCGCGGCAGGCGCATTGCCGCCCGAGCCCGTGACGCTGCGCGCGGCCGACGGCTACCCGTTGCGCGGCCATGTCTGGCGCCATCGCGGCGGCGGCGTGCGGCCCGTGACGGTTGTCAATTGCGCGACGTCGGTGCGCTGCGACTACTACTTTCGTTTCGCGGCCTGGCTGTTCGCGCAGGGGCGCGACGTGCTCGTCTACGACTATCGCGGCATCGGTGGGTCGCGCCCGGCGCAGCTCGCGAAGCTGCGCGCGACCTGGCTCGACTGGGGGCGGCTCGATTGCGAGGCCGCGCTGCATTACGCGCGCGACGCGTTTGCGGGCCAGCCGCTCGATGTGGTCGCGCACAGCATCGGCGGCTGCGTGCTCGGCCTCGCGGCATCGAACGTGCACGTGCGGCATGTGGTGACCGTCGGCGCGCAGTATGCGTACTGGCGCGATTACCTGCCCGCCGAGCGGCGCCGCATGTGGTGGAAGTGGCATGTCGCGATGCCCGCGCTCGCGGCCGTGTTCGGCTACGTGCCCGCGAAGCGGCTCGGCTGGATGGAGGACACGCCGCGCGGGGTCGCGCTGTCGTGGGCGCGTTCGCGGCCGCGCTTCGAGGATGGCTACATCGGCAGCGTGCTCGACGACGGCGCGGCGAGTCGCGCCGCGTTGCCGGCGCGCTTCGCGGGGCTGTCGGCGCCGATGCTCGCGATCGGCCTCGACGACGACGCGTTCGGCACGGTCGACGCGATCGAGCGGCTGGTCGGCTATTACACGGGCAGCAACGTCACGCATCTGCGGATCGCGCCGGCCGACATCGGCGTCGCGGCGATCGGCCATTTCGCGTTTTTCCACAGCCGCTTCACCGACACGCTGTGGCCCGTCGCGTCGTACTGGCTGCAACACGGCGTGCTGCCTGCCGATGCGCCGGGCGCCGTGCATGCGCTCCACCCGGCGTCGCGCGGACGGCTGACGGGCAGCGGTGCGCCGGGCAGGGCCGCGAACGGATGA
- a CDS encoding 4'-phosphopantetheinyl transferase family protein — MSIPSNSVSPVATPRAWRVHAFDVPPAATRAGVRVARVDFDWRVPLASPAYAALSDDERARAARFLRHEDAVRSAATRAALRDVLGAALGIAAHAVEIVVDASGRPSLDRMHRVSLDFNVSHAGDHALIAWAPAGRVGVDIEGCNRAADWRALTREVCAPAEVAYLDGLPPGAREREFMRVWSAKEALLKALGTGIVGGLRAFAVVPPRDATTPATTIVEPAAPAAGVAVFDAAWLDAAPGYAACVAWTRA, encoded by the coding sequence ATGTCCATTCCGTCCAATTCCGTTTCTCCCGTTGCAACGCCGCGCGCGTGGCGCGTGCATGCGTTCGACGTACCGCCCGCTGCGACGCGCGCCGGCGTGCGGGTCGCTCGCGTCGATTTCGACTGGCGCGTGCCGCTCGCGTCGCCCGCGTATGCGGCGCTGAGCGACGACGAGCGCGCACGCGCCGCGCGCTTCCTGCGGCACGAGGATGCGGTACGCAGTGCGGCGACGCGCGCCGCGTTGCGCGACGTGCTCGGCGCGGCGCTCGGCATCGCCGCGCACGCGGTCGAGATCGTCGTCGACGCATCGGGGCGGCCGTCGCTGGACCGCATGCACCGCGTGTCGCTCGACTTCAACGTGTCGCACGCAGGCGACCATGCGCTGATCGCGTGGGCGCCGGCGGGCCGCGTCGGCGTCGATATCGAGGGCTGCAACCGCGCGGCCGACTGGCGCGCGCTGACGCGCGAAGTGTGCGCCCCCGCGGAGGTCGCGTATCTCGACGGCCTGCCGCCCGGCGCGCGCGAGCGCGAATTCATGCGCGTGTGGTCCGCGAAGGAGGCGCTGCTCAAGGCGCTCGGCACCGGCATCGTCGGCGGGCTGCGCGCGTTCGCGGTCGTGCCGCCGCGCGACGCCACGACGCCCGCGACGACGATCGTCGAGCCGGCCGCGCCCGCCGCCGGCGTCGCGGTGTTCGACGCGGCGTGGCTCGACGCGGCGCCCGGCTACGCGGCGTGCGTCGCGTGGACGCGCGCGTAG
- a CDS encoding glutamate/aspartate ABC transporter substrate-binding protein, with translation MPFPSRFAARVGRSLLVAACALACGAPFAAEPPSGTLEKVRQANLISIGHRETSVPFSYVDAGGKVIGFSQDLCDRVIAAVKARTGKPDLQVRFIPVTSQNRIPLVQNGTVDLECGVTTNLAARHAQVAFSTTFFVATTRLLTRTNSGIRDFPDLAGKTVVTNQGTTSERLLRKMNEEKKMNMQIISAKDYGEGRLTLESGRAAAYMMDDVLLAGVRQLAAKPADWQIVGTPQSSEAYGFMLRKDDPQFKALVDGVLVQLMKSGEINALYDKWFMKPVPPKGLAFDFPMSDAIKARYAAPNDAPLE, from the coding sequence ATGCCCTTCCCGTCACGATTCGCCGCCCGCGTCGGCCGCTCCCTGCTCGTCGCCGCGTGCGCGCTCGCATGCGGCGCGCCCTTCGCCGCCGAGCCACCGTCCGGCACGCTCGAGAAAGTCCGGCAGGCCAACCTGATTTCGATCGGCCATCGCGAAACGTCGGTGCCGTTCTCGTATGTCGATGCGGGCGGCAAGGTCATCGGCTTCTCGCAGGACCTGTGCGATCGCGTGATCGCCGCGGTGAAGGCGCGCACCGGCAAGCCCGACCTGCAGGTGCGCTTCATTCCGGTCACGTCGCAGAACCGCATTCCGCTCGTGCAGAACGGCACCGTCGATCTCGAATGCGGCGTGACGACCAATCTCGCCGCGCGCCATGCGCAGGTCGCGTTCTCGACCACCTTCTTCGTCGCGACGACGCGCCTGCTCACGCGCACGAACTCGGGCATCCGCGACTTCCCCGATCTCGCCGGCAAGACGGTCGTGACGAACCAGGGCACGACGTCCGAACGCCTGCTGCGCAAGATGAACGAGGAAAAGAAGATGAACATGCAGATCATCAGCGCGAAGGACTACGGCGAAGGACGCCTCACGCTCGAATCGGGTCGCGCGGCCGCGTACATGATGGACGACGTGCTGCTCGCGGGCGTGCGCCAGCTCGCCGCGAAACCGGCCGACTGGCAGATCGTCGGCACGCCGCAATCATCGGAAGCCTACGGGTTCATGCTGCGCAAGGACGATCCGCAGTTCAAGGCGCTCGTCGACGGCGTGCTCGTGCAGTTGATGAAAAGCGGCGAGATCAACGCGCTGTACGACAAATGGTTCATGAAGCCGGTGCCGCCGAAGGGGCTGGCGTTCGACTTCCCGATGAGCGACGCGATCAAGGCGCGCTATGCGGCGCCGAACGACGCGCCGCTCGAGTAA